A region from the Paludicola sp. MB14-C6 genome encodes:
- a CDS encoding amidase family protein — MKGCDRIMVNNPNKMTANQLIYAIKNRHIGIEELINFYLYRISKYDGINGLNTIAEIDETVIKQARAMDVHKTGSDLPLYGLPILVKDNIDVCGLHTTAESLALLDNIASKDAPIIANLKKNGAIILGKTNMTEFANYTTQGMPCGYSSRGGQVKNAYDKTKSPGGSSSGSAVAVSAGFCAAAVGTDTSFSVVGCATDNGVTGLKPPVGILSSVGIIPIAHTLDSAGALTKDFSDAYMLYSGMCKKPLNKILPLEEGALRIAVNVFNQDQVSEAQLKKHDTLFNRLKDEGATFAEISQEYVPYQQDIMSCEFRKDLEEYLHNSNARLKYLSDIVNFYESNPEQMMRYGITYLKSALNSTSGGINNELYLKALAERKKLKKQVLKQLQEYDVCIMTGPTNIMHFTGLPSVALRLGMAEDNTPRGIILYGSDEVRLYSAALTIEKYCQEVTRPKL, encoded by the coding sequence ATGAAAGGCTGTGATAGAATTATGGTAAATAATCCAAATAAGATGACAGCAAATCAATTAATATATGCAATAAAAAATAGACACATTGGAATAGAAGAATTAATAAACTTTTATCTATATCGCATTAGTAAATATGATGGGATTAACGGATTAAATACGATTGCGGAAATTGATGAAACAGTTATAAAACAAGCACGTGCTATGGATGTACACAAGACAGGTTCAGACTTGCCGCTATATGGCTTACCAATACTTGTGAAAGATAATATCGATGTTTGTGGACTTCATACAACAGCAGAAAGTCTTGCTCTTTTAGATAACATTGCCAGCAAAGATGCACCGATAATTGCTAACCTGAAGAAAAATGGCGCAATAATTTTAGGGAAAACAAATATGACCGAATTTGCAAACTATACTACACAGGGAATGCCATGTGGTTACAGCTCAAGAGGAGGTCAGGTGAAAAACGCATATGATAAAACTAAAAGTCCGGGTGGTTCAAGTTCAGGTTCAGCGGTAGCTGTATCTGCTGGATTTTGCGCAGCTGCTGTTGGTACAGATACTTCTTTTTCAGTAGTTGGATGTGCAACTGATAATGGAGTCACAGGCTTAAAACCACCTGTAGGAATATTGTCATCAGTTGGAATTATTCCTATTGCTCATACACTTGACAGTGCTGGAGCGTTAACAAAAGATTTTAGTGATGCATATATGCTATATTCGGGGATGTGTAAAAAACCTTTAAATAAGATATTGCCTTTAGAAGAAGGTGCTTTACGTATTGCCGTTAATGTTTTTAATCAAGATCAGGTATCTGAGGCACAGCTAAAAAAGCATGATACACTTTTTAACAGACTTAAAGATGAAGGAGCGACTTTTGCAGAGATTTCACAGGAGTATGTTCCGTATCAGCAAGATATTATGAGTTGTGAATTTAGAAAAGATTTGGAGGAATATCTTCATAATAGTAATGCACGTCTTAAATATCTCTCTGACATTGTCAATTTTTATGAATCTAATCCTGAGCAAATGATGAGATACGGTATTACTTATTTAAAATCGGCGTTAAATAGCACTTCGGGTGGCATTAACAATGAATTGTACTTAAAAGCTTTAGCTGAACGAAAGAAACTTAAAAAGCAAGTTTTGAAACAACTACAAGAATACGATGTTTGTATAATGACTGGGCCAACAAATATAATGCATTTTACAGGTTTACCATCTGTTGCGTTAAGATTAGGCATGGCAGAAGACAACACCCCTCGTGGAATTATTTTATATGGTTCAGATGAAGTACGCCTTTATTCCGCTGCGTTGACAATTGAAAAATATTGTCAAGAAGTTACACGCCCCAAATTATGA
- a CDS encoding DUF6531 domain-containing protein — MKKTMKVLVSLMLVITMAMNTVIFALDETTTNEKREDFNYPKKVQYQESELKNDVILRDPEIVSKEQDKDLEILLNTDTEGKEYYTNKSEKYKVSFPKQINKGEGITIQKEETTVTLVPGSGDFARPVVKQNAVLFNNVLDGVDIQYTLTPKGLEQSYIYRKFTQLETIPFKLKVDNGIASEKENDIIIHKMFQEEPILALSMPKLSDSAGDVVNAKSTFTNIFGNYSIHTEVDNNWAAKPERAYPLRLKSNVLTYTQPLQETAVMLSLTGETEKENNENPIDLNNLSVNLRPLIEKDANGKLNFHGIFADGLAPEKTQVEYKVNDESVAYSGKVDVSPTAVYPDSSAFDKDFPENTTKYKDTISNWQTEVPLTNLKQNHLYFLTIKVVDGEKIGNQVSSDQFIVYQFKRNDDLPSIARFYGIPVNQIIKDNNLGSNLVAENNTLFLRNPKKNVGKEYNQVEANNAIQPKLFGKGQYCDFVLDSVNVNTGNFYYNKTDISINDLGEAFSITRSYNSQAASVNGIFGRGWVFRYQEKLVQIENDSLLYYRGDGSTVLFKPNGKGGYIAPKGYYLDLVVNKSLNSNEYQINDSQNNKRLFNSQGLLYKVETNKGYITTLNYDEEYRLTDMVSPSGFEYIFSYNKDNKVTNIQMPNGCSMKYEYDDNDYLVSVKDALNNEIKYTYNEQHQLVSALDSNNAAVFTNSYDKQDRVVKQIDADGKATSIEYNDKQTVVTDPNAEKTTYTYDNEYRTIKIGYPNESYEEKGYDENNNLKFSTDKIAQKTEYTYDNKGNILTIKRADGTMKKYEYNTQNQVVKVIDFDGKTITYTYNEAGDLVKQVNKDGTFISYEYDTLHRLVKQIDANGNELSYQYKNAWISEVIDQKGGRTQYFYNQHGQVISVLDPTGGITRYSYDLAGRRIGEQKPDGVLTQYAYNDKGLVHVITDGKGLNTGFKYDGYGNVSSVIDPTGGTTQYTYDSKGNKLTETDPSGKTTKYEYDSMSNLKKVTDPAGKSTLYEYNSKGYITATVDGNGNKSTFTYDDRFDMPKTYTNSDNLVTTFEYDTKGNIIKQIWPDGSFVSYTYDDMNRMSSKTDTAGLVTNYTYDNNGNLTQTKDTLDRVYTYTYDKANLPLTVTDPEGGVVTMAYDAAGKMVSSTDALGRKTEYTYNKAGKVTSKIDALGNKTTYTYDDNANLIEEIAPNGGVTKATYDALNRISIATDPRGNQTKMTYDQSSNIVKVQNALGYETKYKYNAAGKVAESIDALGNITQMSYDNNGNVLEVTTPDQAKTVNVYDKLNRLVKTTDAAGLITEYEYDAMNRVVCQKDNTGKKTSYEYNKAGKLIKMTNALGETVTYTYDIAGNVLTSTTFDGNVTAYTYNKLGKVKTITDPEGKVTSYEYDKNGNLLSKIDDKQRKWQYLYDELGRLTKTTNPLSETTQYTYDSVGKLISQLNAKGNAKTYEYDIAGNQTAVQDENGNKTSFVYDPLNRVINTTTADKGQQDILYDALNRIMKQRDALGNTTKYEYNELGNLIKRTQPNGGTYQYGYDKHGVQTEVTDPLGNTIKNVVDLNGQVTKKTMPNGAEYTYQYDVIGKITAITAPEGMSKKFVYDEKGNLTKEVDQSNREINYTYDKMHRLLDTINPNGGKLSYTYDTNGNVSNVVTPMGYKKSFEYDALDRITKELDPVGKVTEYNYDVLGNIEKMTVNGGRVTTYSYDNVGNLTSTTNPLNQTTSIKYDAMNRMTQQIDAAGKARSYEYDLNGQLTTLTDKKGATTKYSYDKQGNLTSKTDALNRKTSYAYDLLNRVVGVTDANNVETRYAYDTVGNMTSRVDGAGRTTNYAYDLAKRMTSITNPLQEVQKMKYDLNGNLSEFTNPDGTKIQYDYDKLDALVSKKSSEDATGQALYGYDKDGRKISMSDVAGTTKYEYDEIGRITSVALSIGGKIGYTYDSYGNLTKLSYPDGTAVTYQYDELDRLIGIVDRTNQKTSYTYDLSGNLTEVVRPNETSSTMQYDEMGNIIKLENKNKGVVSSFEYTYDMSGTIIKEIATQGKQKITREFTYDNLGQITNIDETNGKLTTSYTYTYDQVGNRIKEREKRGNNVVKNISNVFNGADRLVKSENTANWETKRTTYEYDKNGNMIKKNMPYDSYMTYKYDNENRLTAIRDKQNLLFAALYDGNGDRIFSVTPKYNTGGWHDDGNNGGWQVNSSTKNYGTTAQTSEKVDISSKYKVNYNQKLVDETMLIPNGVNQWGKEQYELTGYINNINTQNTQVLMEYGFDGKIGNSYDYGLNRSSIISKGKKNYYAYDGRGSVSELLNSQGNVSMGYSYGAFGKTTITTNLYVDNPYQYNAEYVDSIPGVPGMQYLRARYYSPYEGRFFSQDTVFGDMLNPLSQNLYAYCQNNPIMFQDPSGRYQVPASIQMAGPAAVASYLAGIKKNDPCNQAKAAVVQKKKEAEMANAVINNPLYQPTSSSSSSSDSNYPDNPLYQSSSSSSNSDSYTSIDFGQAEAQRKAEAERIAKEKQKQELNKKACTDLVNGQKYAQELAEIYQKETVQITQLEIDTVNMLNVSPEKKAILLNLVRIRRDELTIGDMKSIGIDITKVNLAILTNLYKMQRKGLTAGEAQFHDSQKKLTEILGVAAYGISNAHANNLANNITYNSGSGEAGIRPPSSWKQTSEGGSQAGWKLGDDINVLTKQGNYPSWSTVKSRYWKNAANAAEEGEYSAENLAKMTKGKAPVHDEIGVPKELHHVNGREGLDPHNIENLKEVWPWEHSDIDPFRHYTAPRP; from the coding sequence GTGAAGAAGACAATGAAAGTGCTCGTTTCGCTAATGCTTGTAATCACCATGGCTATGAATACAGTTATATTTGCATTGGATGAAACAACGACCAATGAAAAACGAGAGGATTTTAATTATCCTAAAAAGGTACAATATCAGGAAAGTGAATTAAAGAATGATGTTATTTTAAGAGATCCCGAAATTGTATCAAAAGAACAGGATAAGGATTTAGAAATCTTGTTAAATACAGATACGGAGGGCAAAGAATATTATACAAATAAGTCTGAAAAATATAAGGTGTCTTTTCCAAAACAAATTAACAAAGGTGAAGGAATTACAATCCAAAAGGAAGAAACAACAGTTACTCTAGTTCCTGGATCCGGTGATTTTGCAAGACCGGTGGTTAAGCAAAATGCAGTGTTGTTTAACAATGTATTAGATGGAGTAGATATTCAATATACACTAACCCCAAAAGGATTAGAACAAAGCTATATCTATCGTAAATTTACGCAATTAGAGACAATTCCATTTAAACTAAAAGTGGATAATGGAATTGCTTCTGAAAAAGAGAACGATATAATCATTCATAAAATGTTTCAAGAGGAGCCGATATTGGCACTTTCTATGCCAAAGTTATCTGATTCAGCAGGGGATGTTGTTAACGCAAAGAGCACATTTACAAATATATTTGGCAATTATTCAATTCATACGGAAGTAGATAATAATTGGGCAGCTAAACCAGAGCGTGCATATCCGTTGAGATTAAAATCAAATGTATTGACATATACACAACCGTTACAAGAAACAGCAGTAATGCTTTCTTTAACAGGAGAAACAGAGAAAGAAAACAATGAAAATCCAATAGACTTAAATAACCTTTCTGTTAACTTAAGGCCATTGATTGAAAAAGATGCGAATGGTAAGTTGAATTTTCATGGTATATTTGCTGATGGTCTTGCACCAGAAAAGACACAAGTAGAGTATAAGGTAAATGATGAGTCAGTTGCATATTCAGGAAAAGTGGATGTATCCCCTACTGCAGTGTATCCAGATAGCTCTGCTTTTGATAAAGACTTTCCTGAAAATACAACAAAGTATAAAGATACAATTAGTAATTGGCAAACAGAAGTACCACTGACAAATTTAAAACAGAATCACCTTTACTTTCTGACAATAAAAGTAGTTGATGGAGAGAAGATAGGTAATCAAGTTTCAAGTGATCAGTTTATCGTTTATCAGTTTAAGCGAAATGATGATTTACCAAGTATCGCAAGATTTTATGGTATTCCAGTGAATCAAATTATCAAAGATAATAATTTAGGTAGTAATTTAGTTGCAGAAAATAACACACTTTTTTTACGCAATCCGAAAAAGAATGTAGGAAAAGAATATAATCAAGTTGAAGCCAACAATGCAATTCAACCAAAGTTATTTGGTAAAGGACAATATTGCGACTTTGTATTAGATTCTGTGAATGTAAATACAGGTAATTTTTATTATAATAAAACAGATATTTCTATCAATGATTTAGGTGAAGCATTTAGTATTACACGCTCCTACAATTCACAAGCTGCTTCTGTGAATGGCATATTTGGTCGCGGCTGGGTATTCCGATATCAAGAGAAATTAGTACAAATAGAGAATGATTCTTTATTATATTATCGTGGAGATGGAAGCACTGTGCTATTCAAACCGAATGGTAAAGGTGGATATATTGCTCCAAAAGGTTATTATCTAGATCTTGTAGTAAATAAATCTCTAAATAGTAACGAATATCAAATAAATGATAGCCAAAATAATAAGCGTTTGTTTAACAGCCAAGGTTTATTATATAAAGTTGAAACCAATAAAGGATATATCACAACATTGAATTATGATGAAGAATATCGTTTAACAGATATGGTTTCCCCATCAGGATTCGAATATATTTTTAGTTATAATAAAGACAATAAGGTTACTAATATTCAAATGCCGAATGGTTGTTCTATGAAATATGAGTATGATGATAATGATTATTTAGTTAGTGTAAAAGATGCGTTAAACAACGAAATCAAATACACATATAATGAGCAACACCAACTAGTTTCTGCATTGGATTCGAATAATGCTGCAGTTTTTACGAATAGCTATGATAAACAAGACCGAGTTGTGAAACAAATAGATGCAGATGGAAAAGCAACATCGATTGAATACAATGATAAGCAAACTGTTGTTACAGACCCGAATGCTGAGAAAACAACTTATACTTATGACAATGAGTATCGTACAATTAAAATAGGATATCCAAATGAAAGCTATGAAGAAAAAGGCTATGATGAAAATAATAACCTTAAATTTAGTACGGACAAAATTGCTCAGAAAACAGAGTATACCTACGATAATAAAGGTAATATCTTAACAATAAAACGTGCTGATGGCACAATGAAAAAGTATGAGTATAACACCCAGAATCAAGTTGTTAAAGTAATTGATTTTGATGGGAAGACAATAACTTATACTTATAATGAAGCTGGCGATTTAGTAAAGCAAGTCAATAAAGATGGCACTTTTATTTCCTATGAGTATGATACCCTACATCGATTAGTAAAACAAATCGATGCAAATGGGAATGAACTATCCTATCAATATAAAAATGCTTGGATTTCGGAAGTGATTGATCAAAAAGGTGGACGTACACAATACTTCTATAATCAACACGGACAAGTGATAAGCGTTCTTGATCCAACTGGTGGAATTACACGATATTCTTATGACTTAGCAGGTAGAAGGATTGGAGAACAAAAACCAGATGGTGTACTCACACAATACGCATATAATGACAAAGGGTTAGTCCATGTAATTACAGATGGAAAAGGGCTAAACACAGGCTTTAAATATGACGGATACGGTAATGTATCTTCTGTTATTGATCCGACTGGCGGAACAACGCAATATACTTATGATAGCAAGGGAAATAAGTTAACAGAAACTGATCCTTCTGGTAAAACAACGAAATACGAATATGACAGCATGTCTAACCTCAAAAAGGTAACTGACCCTGCAGGAAAATCTACGCTTTACGAATACAATAGCAAGGGTTATATTACTGCTACAGTTGATGGAAATGGAAATAAATCTACTTTTACTTATGATGATCGCTTTGATATGCCAAAAACATATACTAACAGCGATAACCTTGTAACAACATTTGAATATGATACCAAAGGTAATATCATCAAACAAATTTGGCCAGATGGCAGTTTTGTGAGCTATACTTATGATGATATGAATCGGATGAGCAGTAAAACAGATACTGCTGGTTTGGTTACAAATTACACTTACGATAACAATGGTAACTTAACACAAACGAAAGATACTTTAGATAGAGTATATACCTATACTTATGATAAAGCCAACTTACCACTCACAGTAACTGATCCAGAGGGTGGCGTTGTTACAATGGCATATGATGCCGCTGGTAAAATGGTTTCCTCTACGGATGCTTTAGGTAGAAAAACAGAATACACTTACAATAAAGCTGGAAAAGTAACTTCTAAAATTGATGCATTGGGCAATAAAACTACTTATACTTATGATGACAATGCAAATCTAATCGAAGAGATTGCTCCAAATGGCGGTGTTACAAAAGCTACTTATGATGCATTAAATCGTATTAGTATTGCAACGGATCCTCGTGGTAATCAAACAAAGATGACATACGATCAAAGCAGTAATATAGTAAAGGTTCAAAATGCTTTAGGTTACGAAACAAAATATAAATATAATGCAGCTGGAAAAGTAGCTGAAAGCATAGATGCACTAGGCAATATTACGCAAATGTCATATGACAATAACGGAAATGTTCTTGAAGTAACAACACCAGACCAAGCAAAAACGGTAAATGTATATGATAAGTTAAACCGTCTTGTAAAAACAACTGATGCTGCTGGTTTAATTACAGAATATGAATATGACGCAATGAACCGTGTTGTTTGTCAAAAAGACAATACAGGCAAAAAGACAAGCTATGAGTATAACAAAGCAGGAAAGCTTATTAAAATGACAAACGCATTAGGTGAAACAGTTACTTATACTTATGATATTGCAGGTAATGTTTTAACTTCTACTACATTTGATGGGAATGTTACTGCTTACACTTATAACAAGCTAGGCAAAGTGAAAACAATTACTGACCCTGAAGGTAAAGTAACTTCGTATGAATATGATAAGAACGGAAATTTGTTATCAAAGATTGATGACAAGCAAAGAAAATGGCAATACCTATATGATGAATTAGGACGACTAACCAAAACAACAAACCCATTATCTGAAACAACGCAATATACTTATGATAGTGTTGGTAAGCTCATTAGCCAACTCAATGCAAAAGGGAATGCCAAAACATATGAATATGATATTGCAGGAAATCAAACTGCTGTACAAGACGAAAATGGAAATAAAACAAGCTTTGTATATGACCCATTAAATCGTGTAATCAATACAACTACAGCAGATAAAGGACAACAAGATATCTTGTATGATGCATTGAATCGGATTATGAAGCAACGAGATGCATTAGGCAATACTACAAAATATGAATACAATGAGTTAGGAAACTTAATCAAACGTACCCAACCAAACGGTGGCACCTATCAATATGGTTATGACAAGCATGGTGTTCAAACAGAAGTAACGGATCCTTTAGGCAATACAATAAAAAATGTTGTTGATCTCAATGGACAAGTGACTAAGAAAACAATGCCAAATGGTGCGGAATACACATACCAATATGATGTAATAGGAAAAATTACTGCAATTACAGCACCAGAGGGTATGTCTAAAAAGTTTGTTTATGATGAGAAGGGTAATCTAACAAAAGAAGTTGATCAATCGAATCGTGAAATCAACTATACCTATGATAAGATGCACAGACTTTTAGACACAATAAACCCAAATGGGGGCAAGCTATCTTATACTTACGATACCAACGGTAATGTATCAAATGTTGTTACCCCAATGGGCTATAAGAAGTCTTTTGAGTATGATGCTTTAGACAGAATCACAAAAGAATTAGACCCAGTTGGTAAAGTAACAGAATATAACTATGATGTTCTTGGCAATATCGAAAAAATGACTGTAAATGGTGGTAGAGTTACAACATATAGCTATGACAATGTTGGTAATTTGACTTCTACTACAAACCCACTCAACCAGACAACTTCTATAAAATATGATGCTATGAACCGCATGACACAACAAATTGATGCGGCTGGTAAAGCGAGGTCTTATGAGTATGATTTGAATGGACAGCTTACAACATTAACCGATAAAAAGGGAGCAACAACCAAATATAGTTATGACAAACAAGGCAATTTAACTAGCAAAACAGATGCCTTGAACAGAAAGACTTCATACGCATACGATTTATTGAATCGAGTTGTTGGTGTTACCGATGCGAACAATGTAGAAACAAGATATGCTTATGATACTGTTGGAAACATGACTTCTCGTGTTGACGGCGCTGGTAGAACAACGAACTATGCTTATGATTTAGCAAAACGTATGACTTCTATAACCAACCCATTGCAAGAAGTGCAAAAAATGAAGTATGATTTAAATGGCAACCTATCTGAGTTTACAAACCCAGACGGAACAAAAATTCAATATGACTACGATAAGCTAGATGCTTTGGTAAGCAAGAAATCATCAGAAGATGCAACTGGACAAGCGTTATATGGTTACGATAAAGACGGCAGAAAAATCTCGATGTCAGATGTTGCAGGTACAACAAAATATGAGTATGATGAGATTGGCAGAATTACATCTGTAGCACTTTCTATTGGTGGAAAGATTGGCTATACTTATGATAGTTACGGTAACTTAACAAAGCTAAGCTATCCAGATGGCACAGCAGTAACATATCAATACGATGAGTTAGATCGGTTAATTGGAATTGTTGACAGAACCAATCAAAAGACAAGCTATACCTATGACCTATCGGGCAACTTAACAGAAGTAGTGCGTCCAAATGAAACAAGCAGTACGATGCAATACGATGAGATGGGTAACATAATCAAGCTTGAAAACAAGAATAAAGGTGTTGTTTCTAGCTTTGAATATACCTATGATATGTCTGGCACAATCATAAAAGAAATTGCAACACAAGGAAAACAAAAGATTACTCGTGAATTTACTTATGATAACCTTGGTCAAATTACCAATATCGATGAAACAAACGGTAAGTTGACTACTTCCTATACTTATACTTATGATCAAGTTGGTAACCGCATTAAAGAGCGAGAAAAGCGTGGTAACAATGTAGTCAAAAATATTTCAAATGTGTTTAACGGCGCAGACAGATTAGTGAAATCTGAAAACACTGCAAACTGGGAAACAAAACGCACTACCTATGAATATGACAAGAACGGCAACATGATTAAAAAGAATATGCCATATGATAGCTATATGACATATAAATATGACAATGAAAACCGTTTGACAGCAATTAGAGATAAGCAAAATCTCTTGTTTGCTGCTTTATATGATGGTAATGGAGACCGTATCTTTAGTGTAACACCAAAATACAATACTGGTGGTTGGCATGATGATGGTAACAATGGTGGATGGCAAGTAAATAGCTCAACAAAGAACTATGGTACGACTGCGCAGACATCAGAAAAGGTTGACATTTCCTCTAAATATAAAGTAAACTATAATCAAAAGCTAGTCGATGAAACGATGCTGATTCCGAATGGTGTAAATCAATGGGGCAAAGAGCAATATGAGTTAACTGGTTATATCAACAACATCAATACGCAAAATACTCAAGTGTTGATGGAATATGGCTTTGACGGTAAGATTGGCAACAGCTATGACTATGGTTTAAATCGCAGCAGTATCATTAGCAAAGGAAAAAAGAACTACTATGCATATGATGGTCGTGGCTCTGTTAGCGAGTTATTAAACTCACAAGGTAATGTATCTATGGGATACAGCTATGGAGCTTTTGGCAAGACAACAATCACGACAAACCTTTATGTAGATAACCCATACCAATATAACGCTGAGTATGTAGATTCTATTCCTGGTGTACCTGGTATGCAATATCTACGAGCAAGATATTATTCCCCATATGAGGGCAGATTCTTCTCACAAGATACTGTTTTCGGCGACATGTTAAACCCACTCAGCCAAAACCTATATGCATATTGCCAAAACAATCCGATCATGTTTCAAGACCCTAGTGGAAGATATCAAGTTCCAGCTAGTATTCAAATGGCAGGTCCTGCCGCGGTTGCTTCTTATTTAGCAGGAATAAAAAAGAACGACCCATGCAATCAAGCTAAGGCGGCTGTTGTACAAAAGAAAAAAGAAGCTGAAATGGCGAATGCTGTTATCAACAATCCACTGTATCAACCAACATCATCCTCTTCTTCAAGCAGTGATTCTAATTATCCAGACAATCCGCTGTATCAATCCTCCTCATCTTCTTCAAACAGTGATTCTTATACTAGCATAGATTTCGGTCAAGCTGAAGCACAACGCAAGGCAGAAGCGGAAAGAATTGCAAAAGAGAAGCAAAAGCAAGAGTTGAACAAAAAAGCTTGCACAGACCTTGTTAATGGACAAAAGTATGCACAAGAATTAGCAGAGATATATCAAAAAGAAACTGTTCAAATAACTCAACTAGAAATAGACACAGTTAATATGTTAAATGTGTCTCCAGAAAAGAAAGCTATCCTATTGAATTTGGTGAGAATTCGCAGAGATGAGTTAACTATTGGGGATATGAAGAGTATTGGTATTGATATAACTAAAGTTAATTTAGCTATACTGACAAACCTATATAAAATGCAACGAAAAGGTTTAACTGCAGGTGAAGCACAGTTCCACGATTCGCAGAAAAAATTAACCGAGATTCTAGGTGTAGCAGCATATGGAATATCAAATGCGCATGCTAATAATCTGGCAAATAATATAACCTACAATAGTGGGTCTGGTGAAGCTGGTATACGACCACCTTCTAGCTGGAAACAAACAAGTGAGGGTGGGAGCCAAGCAGGATGGAAACTAGGTGATGATATTAACGTACTTACAAAGCAAGGGAACTATCCATCGTGGAGTACAGTAAAATCTAGATACTGGAAGAATGCTGCAAATGCAGCTGAAGAAGGTGAGTATTCCGCTGAAAATTTAGCTAAAATGACAAAAGGAAAGGCGCCTGTACATGATGAAATAGGAGTACCAAAAGAGTTACATCACGTAAATGGGCGAGAAGGATTGGATCCTCATAATATTGAAAATCTTAAGGAGGTATGGCCTTGGGAACATTCTGATATTGACCCATTTAGGCATTATACAGCACCAAGACCATAG
- a CDS encoding IS110 family transposase, translating into MISVGIDVSKGKSMICILKPYGEVLMSPYEINHIETSINDLITKIKSYNEEIRVIMEATGAYHLPLLTQFVEANIFVSVINPLVMKKYASAVIRKGKTDKLDSVRIANYGLDNWFKLEVYQPSETIYAELNMLGRQYSHYVKMRIESKLVLTNLLDRTMPGIKTLLSGKRSDLPTKDKLCDFVAKYWHYDNINKMSEKKFILSYSKWAKEKGYHQSESKAKAIYALSQNGIPTMLSNSPSTKMLVLEAIRVLQEINKTLEIILTQLQKISSDLPEYEVVRKMNGVGEVLAPRLIAEIGDVRRFHSGSALIAFAGIDAPPYESGMFVGTKRWISKRGSSLLRKTGYEVMKCLKTIKPTEDAAVYQYMLKKEAEGKAKKVAKIAALNKFLRIYYARVKEAYQN; encoded by the coding sequence ATGATAAGTGTAGGAATTGATGTATCAAAGGGAAAGAGTATGATTTGCATTTTAAAGCCATATGGAGAAGTTTTGATGTCACCGTATGAAATCAATCACATCGAAACATCTATTAATGATTTGATTACAAAAATTAAGTCCTATAATGAAGAAATTAGAGTGATTATGGAAGCGACAGGTGCATATCACTTGCCGTTGTTAACTCAATTTGTTGAAGCAAATATCTTTGTCAGTGTGATTAACCCATTGGTTATGAAAAAGTATGCATCAGCTGTAATACGCAAGGGGAAAACGGACAAATTGGATTCGGTACGGATCGCAAATTATGGGCTTGATAATTGGTTTAAATTAGAGGTGTATCAACCATCAGAAACTATATACGCAGAGCTTAATATGTTAGGTAGACAATATTCTCACTATGTAAAAATGAGGATAGAAAGCAAGTTGGTTCTTACAAATCTGCTTGATAGAACAATGCCGGGAATCAAAACTCTGTTATCCGGCAAACGATCGGATCTACCTACTAAGGATAAACTTTGTGATTTTGTAGCGAAATATTGGCATTATGATAACATCAACAAAATGAGTGAAAAGAAGTTCATTTTGAGTTACTCTAAATGGGCAAAAGAAAAGGGATACCATCAAAGCGAGAGCAAAGCAAAAGCAATTTATGCCCTGTCTCAAAATGGTATCCCAACTATGCTGTCTAACTCCCCATCGACTAAAATGTTAGTGTTAGAAGCAATCCGGGTTTTACAAGAAATTAATAAAACTCTTGAAATTATTTTAACACAATTACAGAAGATTTCAAGTGATTTGCCTGAATATGAGGTCGTACGGAAAATGAATGGAGTTGGTGAGGTTTTAGCGCCAAGATTAATAGCTGAAATAGGTGATGTTAGAAGATTTCATAGTGGGTCTGCCTTAATTGCTTTTGCTGGAATTGATGCTCCGCCGTATGAATCAGGCATGTTTGTAGGAACAAAACGATGGATTTCTAAACGTGGTTCTTCTTTACTTAGAAAAACAGGATATGAGGTTATGAAGTGTCTTAAAACAATTAAACCGACGGAAGATGCTGCTGTTTATCAATACATGCTCAAAAAAGAAGCAGAGGGCAAAGCAAAGAAAGTCGCAAAGATTGCAGCATTAAACAAATTTCTTAGAATTTATTATGCACGGGTAAAGGAAGCATATCAAAACTAA